The window GCGAAGATAGTTGCTAATTTAaactcttgtaagattttgtaAGCATGAAACTGCTTAAAGGGATAGCTTATGCATTCTTTGGATTCTAGAATTCCAGTACTTGAACTGTCAGCATGTCCAAAGTGAATTTATCGTCTTTTCTGCTTTGATATCTCTGTCCGCTACTTAGTATGGAGAAGATTTGTGCTTTCACTTGATgtaaagagagaggaggagggggggggggataccTGTATCACTTCTCTATCGATCTCACACCCATTATCCATCACTGAGGGCCAATTTTAGTAATTTAAGTGCTTTTTTTCCTCGACTATGGTGACtatgaacaaaaaaaacagAGATTCAATATTCTGCCTTAATGTTGAGAAATGTTTACATGAGTCGATGGTGGTAGTTGTCAAGAAAACggttctttatttccttttagttATGTTTGTCTGTTTCTTACAATTGTTTTTCCTCTCCTGTGAAGCTGATGGAAGTGATATTCAGGCTGCACTCTTAGAGTGGACAGGACAGAAGACTGTCCCTAATGTGTTCATTGGTGGAAATCACATTGGAGGCTGCGATGGTATGACCTGTTTCACTTCACCATTTTCCTTCTGATTCATTAGGCTTGGTCTCATCTAGAATGAAAACATTTCATTTTGATTTCCCCTGTTATATATACGAATAAAGAAGGATCCTTTAGAATGGACTCTTCTCTCTGCCATAGTAATTTGTTGATTAGAATGTGAAAGGAAACATTTCCATTATTCTGTAACATTCTAGTGATGAATGTAGTCCAATTTTGTTGATGCCATTTGAATTCAGATGCTAGGGGTAAACGAAAATAATCAATTTTCATTCCAAGTATAGTGATCAGTCAAGCATGGACTAAACCATTTACATCAATGAATTGATATTGATATATGATTTATGTCGGTTGCAGCAACTATGGCAAAGCACCAGGAGGGGAAGCTTGTGCCATTGCTTACTGAGGCTGGATCTCTTGCTAAAACTGAAGTTGCTGCTTGAAACCCCGATAGGGCAGTCACGGGCACATAGAAGAAGAATGGCAGAAACTATCAGATGCAGATTAGTACTTAAAAACAGTTTCAATAAAGGGTTGAACATAGTGTTGTGCTTGTGATTGCATCtgtaataaaaatattactTTCAGATGGAATAAAATACATTTACTGTGTGTAATATTATATGACTTTTTTCTTTAACCTCTCTTTGTTAGTTTGTGGTGATATCCTTACTGGTCTGGCTGATCAATACTTGGACATAAGTTTGTCAAATGTGATTCTTTTGGGTCGACTGTTCTAACCTAATCCAATCTAGTTGAAATGGGGATTGGGGTATCCCATTGCAAGCGCTAGCACTGCCATATGATCTACCCCCCATCACCATCAATTACTGGTTGCAACTTTACTGTAACTACTTTCTTGCCCATTTCTTCCATCAATGGTGAGGTCATCTAGAAATGTAAACAATTCATCTTCAGCTTCATCATCAAATTCACATGTCATGGATTATTCAATATTGTTGTTGATCTCCAATCGAAGCTTACAAGCTCAAGAGAAAACTTGTGAGGCTCTTTctgaatatgagagagagagagagagagagagaggtgttggCCCTTACCCGTTTTTTGCACTTCTCAAGAATAAAACACTTGATCTCCTTATTTTGATACCATGTTCGTTACCGTTTCATCTAAAAGATTAAAATGTAAAGAAATGATAAGGTCAATGTATACATTAGCACATAGAATTAAATAAAggacaaaaattcaaaaagaagGGAGGGGGAAATACATTCTCTGGttaaaggtttcaaggtgcaaaCTGTGGAACTAACCCAATCTACTTAGATAGTTGTGCCACTTTGAATGatgtgccctttttttttttttatagaaatgatgtggcaattcttgCCACTGGATATTTAAGAAATGATCTAGATCACTGTAAGAAAAAATGCGTTTAAAGTAGCGTGCCAGTTTTTTACTGTTGTAAAGCGTTTTGTCACTTGTTCTCAACCATacgataaaaaataaaataaaataaaataaaactaaataaataaaaacggGTAAAGTTAACTTGAAAGCTACATTTCTCTCGATATCATCTTTAACTCGAGTTCATTGCACGGACTTCGAAATTGAGCTACAAATTGATGTAGCTGTTGGAAAAGGATTCGAAAACAATGACTCCTAACTCCAACCAAACATGCATCATTCCAAGAGTGTGTTGTCTACATTGATAACAATGAACACCATAACCAAGCCACATTTCTCAACAAGTCTTTGGGCATGTTTTTTGTTATGATGTATAAATTTGGAATTGATGTGTGTATGATACTGGATGATAAATCTCGAAACTTATAAATGGTTGtgaatatatatgcattcatGTTGAATGTTATAGTTGTTTTGATCATTAGATGTAGATATTCAGATAATAATCACTCAATTTATATGAGTACGTTGCCGTTCTTTGGTCCAGGTTTTTTGAAAACTGTGTTTAAAACTCTACTATCcgattccctttttttttttttttttttttttgctaacttTGTTCTAGATTTCTCATTTGTCAAAATTGAGCTTCAAATTTAAACATTTACCCTACTTCTTATGCACCCCATTGATGGTCCATACACGCTTTTGGTAGTCACTGTcccagactttttttttttggtaacaatgtCCCAGATTTTTTAATGCATAGGTTTTGCCACTTGACATGTTGAAACTTGATTTGATCTATTTATCCACAAAATTGCATTATCATCCCTTCTTGGCATGTGGCAAATATTGTTTGAGATCAAGTAAGGTTACATGGTCTGCACATACTACGAAAACTCATCCAAGTTTTAtaaatagaattttattttcccacatttttcttttccgtttgaaacaaaggaaaattttaaaagatgACCATGTAAATATTACTATGGAAGTGTGAAGCTATGAAAGTACTTATCTTGTATATCACTTGTGACATGTGGCAAAAGGCTCCCTAGTCCACCAACCATCTAAGGGGAATCCATGGTCTCAAGTAAGACACCAAAAATGGAATCATTACTCTTCGTAGTACTAAGTGTTCAAAACACCCTTAatcttatgatttttctttcatctAACTTCCTAAAGTTGAGATAAGATAGATCATCCTTTCAACCCACAAAACATTATTAAATTATAGTAAAAAATTAGCATCATAAAAGTTTGTGTTTATACTAAACCCCACAAGACTAGAGTGCCTCTGACTATTCTGTCTTTTGGACAAAGAGAAATTGGTCTAAATTAGTCAtgtatcaaatttcaaagtctaaTTCACCCATAGACACCTTGCATCTTGGCTATGCACATTTTTGGTCCTCTAGCCTTTACATTCTCCCAACTCCTAATCAAGATCAAACAGAATTTTGCTTGAAGAAAGAAAGTCAGAAGTAACCGtgaagaaaatgaatgaaatgaggaaggaagagataagaaaatccataaaagaaaaatgggagCTTTTATTTTGTGAAATGCCCCAATAGTCATCCTCTCGAACATTCTCAAGGGAAAACAACGTAGTtttcacacccccccccccaattctCGCACATGTTTAAACCTTATGCACCAGGTTTGCCCTTTTCCTCAACCTTCAAGAAACGGTTCATCTTTGACCATGGGCTGAGAGACCCATCATTATTGGGCCTGACAATAGAAATTGGTATCTGTTGTTTAAGCCTCGTGTGTTCTAAAGATTtatgatttgaatttgaaaatgaaCATGTGCTGAACTTAATGAAAATTTAGGGTCCTTGACCTACCTTTGTATGTTATCAAAACACAGTCTGCTTTCTTGTATTTTCTTGAGGGATCAGTCTTTCTCTGCAGTCATTTATATTTCTACAATCTTGAGGTTGGAGAATATATGTTCTTATTGGGTTTACGATCACAGTGAAATGGGATTAAAGCTTAGATATTTTAGAAGTATCATGAGAAAGTTTGTCATACAAAACGACATTAtgattgtttttcctttccaaaaatatttttgtttgacTTTTCTGATGAGTCAAAGTGCTATCATTTTATCTACTCAAATGTTaatcttaaatttttaattCCCACATCAATCATCTCACCATTAGGGTTCCTTTTGGTTGTAAAAAgaattaaaggaaagggaaagaaaattttcaaacttgaaaGGATATCTTTGTTTATTCCCAATGTGACCTCCATATCAGAATTTATTGATCACATTATCCTTCATTGTTCCTTTGCTCAAGCCGTTTGGTATGGATGTTCCTTATCCTACAAAGCTCCTNTCAATGGTGAGGTCATCTAGAAATGTAAACAATTCATCTTCAGCTTCATCATCAAATTCACATGTCATGGATTATTCAATATTGTTGTTGATCTCCAATCGAAGCTTACAAGCTCAAGAGAAAACTTGTGAGGCTCTTTctgaatatgagagagagagagagagagagagagagagagagagagagaggtgttggCCCTTACCCCTTTTTTGCACTTCCCAAGAATAAAACACTTGATCTCCTTATTTTGATACCATGTTCGTTACAGTTTCATCTAAAAGATTAAAATGTAAAGAAAGGATAAGGTCAATGTATACATTAGCATAAAGGacaaaaatttaaaaagaaggGAGGGGGAAATACATTCTCTGGctaaaggtttcaaggtgcaaaCTGTGGAACTAACCCAATTTACTTAGATAGTTGTGCCACTTTGAATGATgatgtgccttttttttttttttttatagaaatgatgtggcaattcttgCCACTGGATATCTAAGAAATGATCTAGATCACTGTAAGAAAAAATGCGTTTAAAGTAGCGGGCCAGTTTTTTACTGTTGTAATGCGTTTTGTCATTTGTTCTTAACaacacaataaaaaataaaataaaactaaataaataaaaacggGGTAAAGCTAACTTGAAAGCTACATTTCTCTCGATATCATCTTTAACTCAAGTTCATTGCACGGACTTCAAAATTGAGCTACAAACTGATGCAGCTGTTGGAAAAGGATTCGAAAACAATGACTCCTAATTCCAACCAAACATGCATCACTCTAAAAGTATGTTGTCTACATTGATAACAATGAACACCATAACCAAGCCACATTTCTCAACAAGTCTTTGGGCATGTTTTTTGTTATGATGTATAAATTTGGAATTGATGTGTGTATGGTACTGGATGATAAATCTCGAAACTTATAAATGGTTGtgaatatatatgcattcatGTTGAATGTTATAGTTGTTTTGATCATTAGATGTAGATATTCAGATAATAATCACTCAATTTATATGAGTACGTTGCCGTTCTTTGGTCCAGGTTTTTTGAAAACTGTGTTTAAAACTCTACTATCcgattccctttttttttttttttttttttttttgctaacttTGTTCTAGATTTCTCATTTGTCAAAATTGAGCTTCAAATTTAAACATTTACCCTACTTCTTATGCACCCCATTGATGGTCCATACACGCTTTTGGTAGTCACTGTcccagactttttttttttggtaacaatgtCCCAGATTTTTTAATGCATAGGTTTTGCCACTTGACATGTTGAAACTTGATTTGATCTATTTATCCACAAAATTGCATTATCATCCCTTCTTGGCATGTGGCAAATATTGTTTGAGATCAAGTAAGGTTACATGGTCTGCACATACTACGAAAACTCATCCAAGTTTTAtaaatagaattttattttcccacatttttcttttccgtttgaaacaaaggaaaattttaaaagatgACCATGTAAATATTACTATGGAAGTGTGAAGCTATGAAAGTACTTATCTTGTATATCACTTGTGACATGTGGCAAAAGGCTCCCTAGTCCACCAACCATCTAAGGGGAATCCATGGTCTCAAGTAAGACACCAAAAATGGAATCATTACTCTTCGTAGTACTAAGTGTTCAAAACACCCTTAatcttatgatttttctttcatctAACTTCCTAAAGTTGTGATAAGATAGATCATCCTTTCAATCCACAAAACATTATTAAATTATAGTAAAAAATTAGCATCATAAAAGTTTGTGTTTATACTAAACCTCACAAGACTAGAGTGCCTTTGACTATTCTGTCTTTTGGACAAAGAGAAATTGGTCTAAATTAGTCAtgtatcaaatttcaaagtctaaTTCACCCATAGACACCTTGCATCTTGGCTATGCACATTTTTGGTCCTCTAGCCTTTACATTCTCCCAACTCCTAATCAAGatcatagttaacaaattcggattcgggaattattcggacggagaattattcgaaataattcggatgattaattgaaggattcggtcaaaaaagcttattgggtttttttttttttttaaattgtttttttattgttttttttttttttggtttttttttttttaaataatgtttaaataaaccgaataattcggtttaattcggattcggtccgaattattcgcgatttatattcagttttgaaaaagtcgtgaattttaaagaattttatttttaattcggattcagtccgaatttttgataaaattcggaaaaattcggttcggccaaataattcgcgaattattcggccgaattgataactctgaTCAAGATCAAACAGAATTCTGTTTGAAGAAAGAAAGTCAGAAGTAACCGtgaagaaaatgaatgaaatgaggaaggaagagataagaaaatccataaaagaaaaatgggagCTTTTATTTTGTGAAATGCCCCAATATTCATCCTCTCGAACATTCTCAAGGGAAAACAACGTAGTtttcacacccccccccccccaaaaatcTCGCACATGTTTAAACCTTATGCACCAGGTTTGCCCTTTTCCTCAACCTTCAAGAAACGGTTCATCTTTAACCATGGGCTGAGAGACCCATCATTATTGGGCCTGACAATAGAAATTGGTATCTGTTGTTCAAGCCTCGTGTGTTCTAAAGATttattatttgaatttgaaaatgaaCATGTGCTGAACTTAATGAAAATTTAGGGTGCTTGACCTACCTTTGTATGTTATCAAAACACAGTCTGCTTTCTTGTATTTTCTTGAGGGATCAGTCTTTCTCTGCAGTCATTTATATTTCTACAATCTTGAGGTTGGAGACTATATGTTCTTATTGGGTTTACGATCACAGTGAAATGGGATTAAAGCTTAGATATTTTAGAAGTATCATGAGAAAGTTTGTCATACAAAACGACATTATGATTGTTATTCCTttccaaaaatatttttgtttcacCTTTCTGATATGAGTCAAAGTGCTATCATTTTATCTACTCAAATGTTAAccttaatttaaatttttaattccCACATCAATCATCTCACCATTAGGGTTCTTTTTTGGTTGTAAAAAgaattaaaggaaagggaaagaaaattttcaaacttaaaaggATATCT is drawn from Macadamia integrifolia cultivar HAES 741 chromosome 7, SCU_Mint_v3, whole genome shotgun sequence and contains these coding sequences:
- the LOC122083567 gene encoding glutaredoxin-like, which produces MALAKAKEIVSSNPTVVFGKTHCPYCKRVKQLLSELKVTYKVVELDLEADGSDIQAALLEWTGQKTVPNVFIGGNHIGGCDATMAKHQEGKLVPLLTEAGSLAKTEVAA